The nucleotide window tattcttttatgATTGCCTATTGCAGTGCTACAGACAGAATCCTCCCTGCATTTGCCCAGAAAGAAAACTGATTactgaggagggaggggaaggaaagtTGGAGAGGGAGTAGCGGCTAAAATAAAAGAGGAGGGAAATATGAATTTGGGGATGCGCTGAGATTCAGGGCTTGAAGTTCATACTAGAGGGGGTATGTCAAGCTATTTGAAGCAGAGTAGATGTAAACACATCTGCCAAGCATGGACTTTGTTTTAGGAGACTTTCAAACAACTTTAAGTTTGATATGACAAGACTGTTACGTGACTGTGATAAgattttgttgaaagtttttagGTGAATTTTTACCATTACATAAGCACTTCGTGTACCACCTGACTTGAAACAAGTTTATAAATAACACTTAAGTTTGTAGTTTATCTAGTGTCATCTACCAACTGGAGATTCTTTGCATAGACTGGGCTTAGTTAACAGACCACTCTCTTTAACTGTGAAATTAACTGACATATAAAATGTCATCCTGTAAGATTAAGTAGTTTTTTAGAAACGACTGAAACTTGGTTTTACATTAATGAAATGCGGATGTCTTGTAGCGGTAGTACAAGCCTGACACTTTTACTGTTACACCAAGACAAGAAATTAACtgcaactttttgttttgttttctctctctctctctcttttgtggttgggggtgggggcagccagtAGAAATAGATATGATTGTAGGAAAAGACCGGGAAGGTTTCTTTACCAATGGTTTGACTCTTGGCGCAAAGAAGTGCTCAGTGATCAGAGATAGCCTATACGTGGACGGTGACTGCACAATGGACATCCGGACAAAGAGTCAAGGTGGGGAGCCAACGTACAACGTGGCCGTGGGCAGAGCTGGTAGAGGTGAGTACAGCACCCTTTTGGTTAGTCGTTGCAAGTCACATTACAACTTATTAAGCAGTTTCTGTAACATTTTGAATAAAGTGTTAGTCCATAATGGCTATTAAGGTGGTTTTTGTGAACTGCCCAGCACTGAAGGAGGCACTGCTTTAGATTCACTTGCTACAGCAGCTGCATATACAGCCTCACCTCTGAGATCCTGAGTTAATGCTGAAATAGAATATTAATATCAGCTCTTCAGTTCCAACTTTAGTAAATTGAAAATCTAAATTTGTCTCTTcggtatgtataactgaaccactttacacttgaaattaacattgttaatcaactatactttaaaataaaatgttaaataaaatcacTTTGTCTCAACTGCTATTCAGATTGTTAAATCATTCAAATTGGTTATTTTAGTCCCTCTGGGTTTTTGACTTTTgaatgtcttccttttctttcttgctcaCATTTTAGTCATTCACTATTcagcataaaaaatgaaaaattaatactgGCTTCCATTTCTATTAGAAACATtgctggagaagagagaaataattAGAATGAGGGTTTTGGAGTAAGTTTtgcacttattaaatattttcaaagactaTATGTGcatgatttatttgaaaaataggaaattatatttcatttatatactgATCCAGAACTTCTTGTGTTTCCTATCATCAACATTGCAGAAATTCTTACTGTACTAAATAAGTCTCACTGCGTTTttgaaagaaactttaaaagTTGAGATTTATTATGACATCTAATTGGTTtacaaatacatttaaatgtgTTAACCTgtgaaaatgttttgtaaatacaGAAGGCTGGTTATAGCCTAATAGAGAGCCGATTTGGCCCATCTAATGTTAAGACCAAATCTACCATGTGAGGAAACTTGAAGCTACTGTGAGCTGCAGTGGGCCTACCAACTGGAGTGCCTAAAGGTTCCTCCTGTTCTGCTGTGCATTGCTACGTATGAGTATTTCTCTGTAGGAAAATTAAATGGCTGTGAAATAGGAGATAAATCTCAAAAAGTAGCTGAGCTcagataaatacattaaaaagaagcaTCAACCATGTGACATAAAAACCGGAATGTTTTTGCGCCACACTGCACTACTGACATCTAGTggcaataaatataaaatctgatatatacatacacatattttgaGGATAGACCTTTGAACTGCACCATAGAAAAACCTGTTGTTGGAAATAATAAGTTTATTTTAGGGTTTTATACTCAATTAGAAACAAAGCTAACACAGTGAGGATATCAGTAAGCACAGACCTTCAGAACTTTTCATTTGCGCTCTTCTGAATGGCActgaaaatgctatttaaaattcaGTCTTGGTTTTTCTCTGGAAGTAATTAATACACATTTAGCCTCACTGGTAAGACTTAACAGTTTGTACTTAATCAAGCAGTTAAATTAGGGAAGAATTTTATAAGtacgttttttaaaatttatttttgggggaccAGTCTAATGTGTATTTGTCATGCTAATCAGAAGGTTTTTGTTCTCTATATTAAGATAGATGTCCATAAAaggaatgccatttgcagcaacatgaatggacctagagattgtacTAAGtaataaaagacagagaaagataaatcacctatatgtggaatcttaaaaaaaaaagatacaaaggcatttattcataaaacagaaacattcacacacttagaaaacaaacttacggttaccaaaggggaaaagttggGGAAGAGGAATAAATTATGAGTTTGAGAGTAAcaaatacacactgctgctgctgctgctaagtcgcttcagtcgtgtccggctctgtgtgaccccatagacggcagcccaccaggctcccccgtccctgggattctccaggcaagaacactggagtgggttgccatttccttctccagtgcatgaaagggaaaagtaaaagtgaagtcgctcagttgtgtccgactcttagtggccccatggactgcagcctaccaggctgctccgtccatggggttttccaggcaagagtactggagtggggtgccattcccttctccacaaatacacactactatatataaagtaaataaggacctacacagggaactctactcaataacctaaatgggaaaaaaaactgaaaaagaataaacacatgtatatgtataaccaatcactttgctatatacctgaagctaacacaacatttgTAAATCACTATACTccgatattaaaaaaaaaaaaaaaaaggcaagataatCACACTCTTTTCCCCCAGCTAGTGTAAAGATATTGTTATAGAGCACTGCAGCTGCACTGATTGGACTTCCAAGATGCAGTTAATAGTCAAAATGTTTTCAGCATATTACTAGTTTGAAAGTTCTCCTTTTTGGAGACCTGGCTGACTTCAGTGCTTCGTTGTTCATGAAAAACTGACTTAATGTTAACTTATTAATCGGGGTTCTGTCTGCTAAAACTTATGTGACTCTCTTGATTAACACTTCTTTTGaaacacttttcttctttctctttcagtctTGGTCTTTGTAATGGGAAAAGAAGGGGTCCATGGAGGCGGATTGAATAAGAAGGCATACTCAATGGCAAAATACTTGAGAGACTCTGGGTTCTAGCTGCTAGGCAGACTGTTAAGTATTAGGGGAAAATTGCTCTTAAACTTTCCTAGCTGTAAGCTTGAGTCTTAATTCTGGAAATTTTATTAGCAATGCAGGGTGATGGGgtatgaacctgtgtctcctttgtaTCCCTCTGTTGGTGGGGAAAGGTGTCTTTCTTTCTGCTCCCCCCCCCCTT belongs to Bubalus bubalis isolate 160015118507 breed Murrah chromosome 1, NDDB_SH_1, whole genome shotgun sequence and includes:
- the PFN2 gene encoding profilin-2 isoform X1 — protein: MAGWQSYVDNLMCDGCCQEAAIVGYCDAKYVWAATAGGVFQSITPVEIDMIVGKDREGFFTNGLTLGAKKCSVIRDSLYVDGDCTMDIRTKSQGGEPTYNVAVGRAGRVLVFVMGKEGVHGGGLNKKAYSMAKYLRDSGF